A stretch of Miscanthus floridulus cultivar M001 chromosome 13, ASM1932011v1, whole genome shotgun sequence DNA encodes these proteins:
- the LOC136499510 gene encoding uncharacterized protein, with the protein MQLGRGRVDVAGEGGRGRGANCREALRCGRGGEGLPAVDRAGGRGAAGGRASVGQCGRAAAASQRRATGRGLLPAERSGAALPGGRAAAASQRRAARRGLLRRPDGGAGVLRRLDGAGGAAASCTGGGGELHGRRRRAAVSAGAVAAGSSERGPVVVG; encoded by the coding sequence ATGCAGCTAGGGCGCGGGCGGGTGGACGTGGCTGGGGAGGGCGGGCGCGGCCGGGGCGCGAATTGTAGGGAGGCGTTGCGGTGTGGCCGGGGCGGGGAGGGGCTACCGGCTGTCGACCGGGCGGGCGGGCGCGGTGCTGCCGGCGGGCGCGCGAGCGTGGGCCAGTGCGGGCGGGCGGCCGCGGCCAGCCAGCGGCGGGCGACCGGGCGAGGCCTGCTGCCGGCCGAGCGGTCAGGCGCGGCGTtgccgggcgggcgggcggccgcGGCCAGCCAGCGGCGTGCAGCCAGGCGAGGCCTGCTGCGGCGGCCGGACGGCGGGGCGGGCGTTCTGCGGCGGCTGGATGGCGCGGGCGGGGCGGCGGCGAGCtgcacgggcggcggcggcgagctccacgggcgacggcggcgagcaGCAGTGAGCGCGGGCGCAGTGGCGGCGGGCAGCAGTGAGCGCGGGCCGGTGGTGGTTGGATAG